From Paenibacillus sp. PL2-23:
TTCACGCTTCTGATTGCCCGTCTGCTGGAGGCGGATCTGAGCGCGGGACTGCAAGCCTCCAGCTTCACGGATATTGAGGCGGACGCGTATTATGCGGCAGCCGTAGAGTGGGCGGCAGAGAGCGGCATCGTCAACGGAATGAGCGACGGCTCGTTCCATCCCAAGGACGGCGTAACGCGTGAGCAGATGGCGACCATACTGGTGCGTATGGCGGCGTTTATGGAGATCGAGCTGCCAAGCGTGAAGGAGCCGATTACCTTCTCCGATGAAGCGTCGATTAGCGCCTACGCCAAGGAAGCGGTAGCACTGGCACAAAGCTCCGGCATTATATCGGGCAAGCAAAGCGCGGAGGGTGTCATGTTCGCTCCGCAGGAGATGGCGACACGCGAGCAAGCGGCCATGATGCTGTACAATATGATGGGTGCGATATTCGTAAGCGCTGCTGAATAATGAAGAAGGTACAGCCTCTCTGATGGATTAGGGGAGGCTGTACTTTTTTGTATGAACATTACATTTGGCAGCATTACGCCCGGCTTCACAAAATCGCATGCTTTTTCGCCAATAATTGCTGATGCAATGGCTGGTATTGTGTGCTACGATACGATGGTCATTATAGAGAGAGTCTGAGTAACGGAGTGAAGGTGATAGGATGGAAGGACATGCTGAAGGAGCATCATTGGGGAAACATAACGGTAAGGATTTGAAGCTGTTCTACCTAACGTGGCCTATCTTTCTTGAGGTGGCGCTGTTCATGATGATGGGCATCGCCGATACGTTTATGCTGAGCGCCATTTCGGACAATGCAGTGTCTGGCGTCGGCGCGTCGAACCAGTACCTGCATATCGCGATTCTGCTGCTGGAGGTTATCGGCAATGGGGCGTCGATTGTGGTGGCGCAGTATATTGGGTCGAGGAAGTTTTTTGAAGCGGCCAAAATATCCGCCCTGGCTGTCACGCTGAATCTGCTTGTCGGCCTGGTCATGAGCGCAGGCTTCGTGCTGTTCAACAGCTACCTGCTGCGTTCATTGAACCTGAGCGGTGAAGTGTATGAGTTCGCGCAAAGCTATCTCGCTATCGTGGGCGGCGCCATCTTCCTGCAGGCAATCATTAATTCGCTGGCCGCTATTATTCGGGTGCACGGGTTCACGAAGGAGGCCATGCTTGTTGCGCTGGGGATGAACGTGATCCATATTATCGGCAACTATGCGCTTATCTTCGGCAACTTCGGCATGCCGGCGCTTGGCGTCGAGGGTGCCGCGATCTCCACAATCGCAAGCCGGCTTATCGCGGTGGTCGTGTTCTTCTGGCTGCTGTACCGGATTATGGAGATTCGCATTCAGGTGAGCTATTATTTGAATTTGTCCAAGGAATATATCGGAAAAATCTTGAAGATCGGCATTCCGTCAGCACTGGAGCAAGTGATGTACCATTGCTGTCAGATCATCTTCCTGTTCTACACCACCTACCTGGGCGAGGCCGCCCTGGCGGCGAAGCAATACGCATCGAATATCTCGATGTTCATCTACCTGTTTGCGTTTGCCGTCGGCATCGGAACGTCCATTATGGTCGGTCGATTCGTCGGAGCGGGCCGTACGGACGACGCCTACAAGCGCGTCTGGATGAGCGTTCGTTCGGCAAGCGCGGTGTCGCTTGTGATGATCGGTGTTGTCGTAGCGTTCCGGGAGCAGCTTGTGGGCATCTTCACGGACGATGCGGAAGTGCTGCGGATTGGAGCGCAGGTGCTGCTCTACAGCATCATTCTGGAGACAGGGCGGACGATCAACATCATTATCGTCAACTCGCTTCGCGCCTCCGGCGATGCCAAATATCCGCTGTGGATCGGCATGTTCACGATGGTTGGCATGAGCCTGTCGCTGGGCTACTTCTTCGTATTCCATTTGAATATGGGACTCGTCGGCATCTGGCTGGCGATCGCGGCGGACGAATGGATTCGCGCCATTATCTTCTACTTCCGCTGGCGCAGCCGCGCCTGGGAGAAGCATTCCCTTGTGCGTCCGGACACCGCCCCGCCGGATGTTGTACCGGCGCACACGTAGAAGGCAGCAAGGAAGGCTGATGGGCTTGTGTGCCGAGTCACTATAACGATCGTGTGGCTATCGCTCGTCATGTCACCTTATATGGAGCTATAGCCACACCGCGTGTCGTTATCAGACTAATTAGCTGCTCCAAAGTCACTGTAACGATCTCTCGTGTGGCTATTGCTCGTCGTGGCGCCTTATATGGAGCTATAGCCACACCGCGTGTCGTTATCAGACTGATTAGCTACTCCAAAGTCACAATAACGATCTCTCGTGTGGCTATTGCTCGTCGTGGCGCCTCACGCTTATTTTTTATCATAGACACCGAGAATACCCCTGCCTCTAAGCCACCTTACTCACGAAGTGAGAGCGTAGCCAGGGGATGAATCGGGAATTTTGTTTGTGGATAAATGCGAACATTTGTGCCATAATTGGAATGAGTTACATTCATCTCTTTTGCAGCGAGGTGACGAATCAGACGATGCTCCAGCATAAAGCCTTCAAATTTCGGATCTATCCTAGTCATGTACAAATCATGCAATTGCGCAAAACATTGGGTTGCTGCCGTTTTGTGTTCAACCACCTCCTAGCAAAATGGAGGCATACCTATCAGGTTACAGGCAAAGGTTTGTCTTATAACGCCTGTGCATCTCAGCTTCCTGACATGAAGCGCGAGTGGTCTTGGTTGAAAGAAGTGGACAGCATTGCCTTACAGTCGGCTGTGCGAAACTTGGCTGACGGATATCAGCGCCACTTCAACAAGCAAAATGAACGACCTCGCTTCAAGAGTCGCAAGCATCCCGTACAAAGCTATACGACGCGATATACGAACGGGAACATTGCTGTGAAGGAAAACCGTCTGCAACTTCCCAAGCTAGGCTGGGTACCCTATGCCAAGTCAAGAGAGATCGAAGGCCGGATCCTATCCGCTACCGTACGACTAGCCCCAAGCGGCAAATGGTTTGTATCGTTGGTATGCGAGGTCGACATCCAGCCTCTTCCTTTAACTGACCGCATACTCGGTATTGACGTGGGTATCAAGTATCTTGCCGTGCCTTCGGAAGGTCCTGCAATGGATAATCCAAGATATACGTTGCGATATGAACGGCTGCTCACGAAATGGCAGCGCATCCTTGCAAGAAGGAAACAAGGCGGAAGTAACTGGTCTAAAGCGAAAAGAAAAGTCGCCCTCATCCATGAAAGGATTCGAAATAGCCGATTAGACGCGATGCATAAGCAGACTACGAAATGGATCCGTGAAAACCAAACGATCTGTCTCGAGGACTTACGTATTGCAAACATGATGAAACAACGACACCTCGCCAAACACATAGCAGATGCATCCTGGGGCGAAATGAGCCGTCAACTGCATTACAAAGCCAAGTGGTATGGGCGAACGATCAAGGAAACACCGGTATTTGCGCCAACGAGCCAAACCTGTCACGTCTGTGGGTACAAGCAAGCAGAAGTGAGGGATTTGAGCGTGCGGGGATGGACATGTGTATCTTGCCAAACGCCACATGACCGAGATTGGAATGCGGCACAAAACATAAAGGCCATGGCCCAGTAACGAATAAAATAGGAACTGTGGGAACCACAGGGATCGCTTGGTGTACGATATTTCAAAAAAATATCGCTACGACTTTGCTCCGTGAGGAGCAGCAACCCAAGAATCCTCCACCTCTTAGGTGGCGGGAGTGTTCAACACGAAACTATACGTTTGCTGCCCCGCAAGAGGGCGCAGCTGCCCTTAACGTTTGTTTGCCATGTGGTGCTACTTGTTCCGTCCTACCGTGTACCGAGAGCTGGGCGTGAATGGGAAGCTGACAGAGCTCAATGAGAGTTGACATTGGTTAAGAGGTCTGTTATCTTTAATTTAAGATAATTGACCTCAAGAGATATCAGCATGGAGGTGAGAGCCAATGAGTGAGCCTAATCACGCAAGCAGCACCAACGCCGCAGACGGGGCAAAAGACGCAGCAACCGATACTACAACAGACGCAGCAACAGGCACAACAACCGACGCAATAGCAGACCCCACAACAGACACCACATCAGGGGCAGCAACAGACACAACAACCGACACAACAACAGACACAACAACAGACACAACAACAGACACAACAACAGACACAACAACAGACACAACAGGCGCAGCAACTGACACAACAACAAACGTCACAACAGGCGCAGCGGCAAGTGCCAGAAATGAAGCGCTCGATCTATACATCGCTTTGTCTAGAGCTAGCCAATGGGTGAATGCCCATGCGGATCGCGATATTCGTGTAAAGGGCCTTAACCGTACTGAGTTCGGCGTACTGGAGCTGCTCTACCATAGAGGACCGCAGCCGCTGCAGCAGATTGGCGGGAAGGTGCTTATGAGCAGCGGCAACATCACGTATGTGGTCGACAAGCTTGAGAAGAAAAGCCTGGTGAAGCGACGCACCTCGAAGGAGGACCGTCGATTGATCTATGCCGAGGTGACGGAGGAAGGCTGTCGATTCATAGAAGAGATCTTCCCGGCGCACACTACCGTTATCGAGCAAGCGACAGGGGGATTAACCGCCGAGGAGAAGCGGGTTGCCAGCGAGCTGCTGAAGAAGCTTGGCAAGTTCGCGCAGCAGGCCTATAAGTAGCGGCATTTAGCCGTGACTATGACTAGGCAGGCAGCCAAGCAAGCGGTGGGTTGTCGACGATTCACCATCCGAAGTCCTTCCGAAGAGTTGAATCCTGCAAATCTGCAGGATTTCACCCTCGTGAGGGTTACGTGCAGGCCAGTTGCTGCAAATCTGCAGGATTTAGTCTCATCACGCATCGCAATCCCGCAGATTGGCAGGAAATCATGTACAATCGCAGCAATTTCACCATTTGAGCAGCTAAGCCGGACAAATTGATGCACATTTGCAGCAATGAGAAGGCCAAGAAGACACAGGGCTTATATCTTAATTTTAAGAAGCTTAATATTACAAATTCACAAGGGAGAGATAGATGATGACCACTCAACAACAAACAGCAGGTATTCACCATATAACAGCATTTGTGCGTCACCCCCAGGCTACATCGGATTTCTATGCAGGCATACTGGGACTTCGACTGGTGAAAAAAACGATTAACTTCGACGCGCCTGAGGTATACCATCTGTACTTCGGCGATCAAGCGGGAAGCCCAGGCACGATTATTACGTTCTTCCCATGGGAGGACTCGCGTAGAGGACGCATCGGCGGCGGACAGGTGGGCATAACCACCTATGTTGTGCCTGCAGGAGCGTACGATTTCTGGAAAAGGCGCTTGGCGGCATTCGGTGTGGAAGCTCAAGAGACGGAGCGCTTCGGTGAGCGTTATCTGCAATTCGCGGACCCTGACGGTCTTCGCATTGAGATTGTGGAGCGGGAGGAGGGACCCAGTAGCCAATGGGCCTTCGGGGCGGTAACGGTCGACAAAGCGATCAAAGGCTTCGGCGGCGCCGTGCTCTTCAGCACCAAGCCCGACTCCACGGGCCGCCTGCTTGAGAATGTGATGGGTCTTGCAAAAGTCGGCGAAGACGTTGGATTTGTCCGCTATCGCTCCTTCGGCGACGTCGGCAATATCATTGACGTGAACGCAACCGCGATGCCTGCCGGACACGGTGGACATGGCACGGTGCATCATATCGCATGGCGCGCCCAGGACGACGCGGAGCATGCGATGTGGAGAGAGCATGTATCGCAGCACGGCTACCAGCCAACGCCAATTGTAGACCGGCAATATTTCAACGCGCTATACTTCAGGGAAGAGGGCGGCATTCTGTTCGAGATTGCAACAGATCCACCAGGCTTCACACGCGATGAGGAGCTGGACCATCTGGGCGAAGAGCTGAAGCTGCCGGAGTGGTATGAGAAGCATCGCGGCGAAATCGAGAGATTGCTGACGCCGTTTGAAATTCGAGTGTTGGAGGGTGAGTGGAAATGACGACAGCAGCAATGCAGCATTTGTTCATTCAAGGGCAAGACGACACCGCGCCGGTACTGCTGCTCCTCCACGGAACGGGCGGAACGGAGAGGGATCTCCTCCCGCTCGCGGAGCTGC
This genomic window contains:
- a CDS encoding MATE family efflux transporter, with amino-acid sequence MGKHNGKDLKLFYLTWPIFLEVALFMMMGIADTFMLSAISDNAVSGVGASNQYLHIAILLLEVIGNGASIVVAQYIGSRKFFEAAKISALAVTLNLLVGLVMSAGFVLFNSYLLRSLNLSGEVYEFAQSYLAIVGGAIFLQAIINSLAAIIRVHGFTKEAMLVALGMNVIHIIGNYALIFGNFGMPALGVEGAAISTIASRLIAVVVFFWLLYRIMEIRIQVSYYLNLSKEYIGKILKIGIPSALEQVMYHCCQIIFLFYTTYLGEAALAAKQYASNISMFIYLFAFAVGIGTSIMVGRFVGAGRTDDAYKRVWMSVRSASAVSLVMIGVVVAFREQLVGIFTDDAEVLRIGAQVLLYSIILETGRTINIIIVNSLRASGDAKYPLWIGMFTMVGMSLSLGYFFVFHLNMGLVGIWLAIAADEWIRAIIFYFRWRSRAWEKHSLVRPDTAPPDVVPAHT
- the tnpB gene encoding IS200/IS605 family element RNA-guided endonuclease TnpB, coding for MLQHKAFKFRIYPSHVQIMQLRKTLGCCRFVFNHLLAKWRHTYQVTGKGLSYNACASQLPDMKREWSWLKEVDSIALQSAVRNLADGYQRHFNKQNERPRFKSRKHPVQSYTTRYTNGNIAVKENRLQLPKLGWVPYAKSREIEGRILSATVRLAPSGKWFVSLVCEVDIQPLPLTDRILGIDVGIKYLAVPSEGPAMDNPRYTLRYERLLTKWQRILARRKQGGSNWSKAKRKVALIHERIRNSRLDAMHKQTTKWIRENQTICLEDLRIANMMKQRHLAKHIADASWGEMSRQLHYKAKWYGRTIKETPVFAPTSQTCHVCGYKQAEVRDLSVRGWTCVSCQTPHDRDWNAAQNIKAMAQ
- a CDS encoding MarR family transcriptional regulator; this translates as MALSRASQWVNAHADRDIRVKGLNRTEFGVLELLYHRGPQPLQQIGGKVLMSSGNITYVVDKLEKKSLVKRRTSKEDRRLIYAEVTEEGCRFIEEIFPAHTTVIEQATGGLTAEEKRVASELLKKLGKFAQQAYK
- a CDS encoding VOC family protein, whose translation is MMTTQQQTAGIHHITAFVRHPQATSDFYAGILGLRLVKKTINFDAPEVYHLYFGDQAGSPGTIITFFPWEDSRRGRIGGGQVGITTYVVPAGAYDFWKRRLAAFGVEAQETERFGERYLQFADPDGLRIEIVEREEGPSSQWAFGAVTVDKAIKGFGGAVLFSTKPDSTGRLLENVMGLAKVGEDVGFVRYRSFGDVGNIIDVNATAMPAGHGGHGTVHHIAWRAQDDAEHAMWREHVSQHGYQPTPIVDRQYFNALYFREEGGILFEIATDPPGFTRDEELDHLGEELKLPEWYEKHRGEIERLLTPFEIRVLEGEWK